A region of the Candidatus Methylacidiphilales bacterium genome:
GTAGCAGAAGGTAGAAGGAAAATAGAGTGTGGCAATACTAAGGCTGTAGTCGAGCGACTGGCTGTGTAAATCAGACGACTGCGTCGATGAGCCGGTAGGCATTATCTCTGCGTCGTGGAGTGTAGCCTGCTTCGGCGATGAGACGTTCCATTTCCTCAATTGTCATGCGAAATGTGGTGCCAGCTGCAGAGACGACATTTTCTTCCATCATGATCGAGCCAAAATCGTTTGCACCGTAGAAGAGGGCGATTTGTCCGATCTGGGGGCCTTGTGTGACCCAGGAGGATTGTATGTTTTCAATGTTATCGAGAAAAATTCGAGCCAGAGCTTGCATACGGAGATATTCATGTGCGGAGGCTTTTCGAGGGACTTTGAGAACGGTATTTTCGGGCTGAAATGTCCAGCAAATAAAAGCTGTAAAACCACCGGTGTCGTCTTGCAAATCGCGGAGCCGTTGGAGGTGCTCAAGGCGATCTTCAAGGGTCTCGACGTGTCCAAACATCATGGTCGCGGATGAGCGCAATCCGATTTCGTGAGCTTCACGCATGATTCGCAGCCAGGTGTCAGCATCGCATTTGAGAGGAGAGATACGTTGCCGAACACGATCTGTGAGAATTTCTCCTCCACCGCCGGGCAAGGAACCTAAGCCTGCCTCTTTGTAAAGGCGCAGTATCTCTCGAGTGGGAAGGCGAAATGTTTGTGAGAAGTGATGAATTTCAGGTGGCGAGAATCCGTGGATGTTAATATTCGGGTGACGCTGTCGAATGGTGGAGAGCATGGTGAGGTAGTAGTCCAGGGTCAATGAAGGGTGGTGACCTCCTTGAAGTAAGATTTGAATGCCGCCGATAGCTTCGAGTTCACGGATCTTTTCTGAGATCTGATCCGGGGTGAGGACGTAATGGTCGGGGTCTTTTTCGGTGCGGTAAAAGGCGCAGAATTTGCAATAGACGTTGCAGACATTGGTGTAGTTGATGTTGCGGTCCACAATGTAGGTCACGATAGAGTTTCCACGTCCGTTGTAAGCCTCGGCTTTGGCTAGTTGTCTACGTGCATGAGCAAGAAGACCCAGTTCTGATAATGGCCAGTGATAGAGCTCTGCAGCTTCTTCGATGGTGATTCGATCGCCGGCAAGAATTTTTTGCGTGAGTGAGGAGGTGTGATTAGATGATTGGGAGGTATTCACGAGGTTCAAAAAAGATTGGTTGACTGGCTCGTGTAGGGGCGGGCTTAGAAGGCTTGTTGTAGAAGGGTTCATATAAAATTCAATGTAGGTGGGGAGGTTTGATTCTGCAAGGTGGTAGCCAGTTTCAAAAAGTAACGCCAGCCTTCGATGGCTTCTTGATCGAGGGTGTAGCGAATGTGTTTGTGGAGATATTCTTTTTCTTGGTCGTTGTGCGCCAGGAGCTCTCGCTGATCGAGCCCTTCTTTGGCTGCTTGGATTAGAATTGAGGCGACGAGTTTCCTGTGATCTGGAGAAACATGTGGAGAGACGGCCCAAGCTGCATAAACAAAGGGAAGAGAGGTATGTTGATCCCAAGCTTCACCGAGATCGAGAAGCGGAGCTTGGGGATTTTCAGCGCGGAAACGCAAGGCACGATCTCCGATCCAGAGTTGAGCGTCGGCGCATGGATCCCCCTCAGGAAGCAGGGAAAGCGGTTGACGGCGGAAGATTTCAAAAATAATGCGAGCCAGCAGGACAGAAGTGCGAGAGTCATGGTCAACCGCTAAAGTTTTTACTTGATCGAGAGGACAACGATGATTCGCAATCACGCTTTTGACTGCGCCTTTGGACAAGATGGCTATCTCTGGGACCCACCATAAGTTGGGCATATGCGCCGCTGCAATAGTGGGAACCAATGCAACCTCGAGTTCCCAACGGATAAGTCGGTCGACAAGTTCTCGTGGAGAGAAAAGCTGAATTGCAGCTGGAATCCGTGTGATTAGAGGTTGTGCATTAAGATATGGGACGGCTCCTATGCGTAAAGCGGATAAGGCAGCGTCCATTGAGAGCTATAAAACAATTTATGCGCAATACTTGTGCTTATTTAAGCGACCCCAGCGGGATTCGAACCCGCGCGACTGCCTTGAAAGGGCAGGGTGCTAACCACTACACAATGGGGTCGAATTGAAATACAGAATATAGCTTGTGTTTTTTATTTAGACAAGCAAGAGTTTGCCATTGTGTATAAATTGTTATTGCGCCTTTCGACACGATAGAATATAG
Encoded here:
- the mqnC gene encoding dehypoxanthine futalosine cyclase, which gives rise to MNPSTTSLLSPPLHEPVNQSFLNLVNTSQSSNHTSSLTQKILAGDRITIEEAAELYHWPLSELGLLAHARRQLAKAEAYNGRGNSIVTYIVDRNINYTNVCNVYCKFCAFYRTEKDPDHYVLTPDQISEKIRELEAIGGIQILLQGGHHPSLTLDYYLTMLSTIRQRHPNINIHGFSPPEIHHFSQTFRLPTREILRLYKEAGLGSLPGGGGEILTDRVRQRISPLKCDADTWLRIMREAHEIGLRSSATMMFGHVETLEDRLEHLQRLRDLQDDTGGFTAFICWTFQPENTVLKVPRKASAHEYLRMQALARIFLDNIENIQSSWVTQGPQIGQIALFYGANDFGSIMMEENVVSAAGTTFRMTIEEMERLIAEAGYTPRRRDNAYRLIDAVV
- a CDS encoding menaquinone biosynthesis protein yields the protein MDAALSALRIGAVPYLNAQPLITRIPAAIQLFSPRELVDRLIRWELEVALVPTIAAAHMPNLWWVPEIAILSKGAVKSVIANHRCPLDQVKTLAVDHDSRTSVLLARIIFEIFRRQPLSLLPEGDPCADAQLWIGDRALRFRAENPQAPLLDLGEAWDQHTSLPFVYAAWAVSPHVSPDHRKLVASILIQAAKEGLDQRELLAHNDQEKEYLHKHIRYTLDQEAIEGWRYFLKLATTLQNQTSPPTLNFI